Proteins found in one Oncorhynchus mykiss isolate Arlee chromosome 3, USDA_OmykA_1.1, whole genome shotgun sequence genomic segment:
- the LOC110517892 gene encoding mucin-2-like isoform X1 — MMRSTALFRLLSVSGLCYLTLSISPPQYHYISLQMNYCQAQTYCRDIYTDLATIYNSGDLDRLVQLVPNGTASVWIGLEFGDEFEWHWSLPDQRKIEFFNWRAAEPKQNNTQDSCAAMDPNGQWFEDNCQIKRGFVCFDGKNASNSHIFIDDSKTWREAQDHCRGTYTDLASIRSREENHHVQNMSLSQSMWIGLFKDPWKWSDGSNSSYRFWKTNQPDNFRGAQNCTSVILNDNKWNDQWCNISWGFVCHGEMKRPTTQMPPTTTHTGPQTTPPAATVLATAEQSTTDEVTPKLTTTHFVQIQHILLDLLPTSDQATTVGLPVQNTPSTPVPTTFTTTDQGSIEQLSTKHLTTKHGTTVKKPTTFNITVNVTKQLTTERLTSDQATIVPVQSNISMPVPTSLISTEHVSTEQLANEHLTSDPATTVPVQSNISMPVPTTLTREQATTGYIPTSATFNTTVHVSTDHTSSDQAITEPVQNTPTSVPAIFTTTDQVTTSYIPTSASTAPVQNNPSSSVQTTFNTTEHVSTEQLTTEHLTSDPLTTVPVQNTPSTPVPTTFNTTEHASTEQLTTEHLTSDPLTTVPVQNTPSTPVPTTFNTTEHASTEQLTTEHLTSDPLTTVPVQNTPSTPLPTTFTTTEHTSPEQLTTEHLTSDPLTTVPVKKPTTSNTTVRISTEEATPERSTANQATTAYLPETTVGNTPSTPVPTTFNTTVHVSTEHLTSDPVTTVPVQDRTSTSVPTTSNTTVRVSTEEATPERSTANQATTAYLPETTVGNTPSTPVPTTFNTTVHVSTEHLTSDPLTTVLVQCIISSSAPTNIEHASTEMLTTGYSTREEATTGYLPTSASASNVQNSPSTPVPTTFNTTEHASTEQLTTEHLTSDPLTTVPVQNTPSTPVPTTSNTTVRVSTEHLTSDPLTTVPVQNTTSTPVPTTSNTTVRVSTEEATPERSTANQATTAYLPETTGPVGNTPSTPVPTAFNTTVHVSTEHLTSDSLTTVPVQSIISSSAPTTTEHVSTEMLTTGYSTREEATTGYLPTSASASNVQNSPSTPVPTPFNTTEHASTEQLTTEHLTSDPLTTVPVQNNPSTPVPTTFNTTEHASTEQLTTEHLTSDPLTTVPVQKPTTFNITVNVTKQLTSERLTSDQATIVPVQSNISISVPASLISTEHVSSEQLANEHLTSDPATTVPVQSNISMPVPTTLTREQATTGYIPTSATFITTVHGSTEHTSSDQAITEPVQNTPTSVPVIFTTTDQVTTSYIPTSAMTAPVQNTSSSSVQTTFTTTEHTSPEQLTTEHLTSDPLTTVPVQNTPSTPVPTTFNTTEHASTEQLTTELLTSDPLTTVPVKKPTTSNTTVRVSTEEATPERSTANQATTAYLPATTVGNTPSTPVPTTFNTTVHVSTEHLTSDPLTTVPVQNTPSTPLPTTFTTTEHTSPEQLTTEHLTSDPLTTVPVQNRPSTPVQTTFNTTEHASTEQLTTEHLTSDPLTTVPVKKPTTSNTTVRVSTEEATPERSTANQATTAYLPETTVGNTPSTPVPTTFNTTVHVSTEHLTSDSLTTVPVQSIISSSAPTTTEHASTEMLTTEHVTSDPLTTVPVQSIISSSAPTTTEHASTEMLTTGYSTREAATTGYLPTSASASNVQNSPSTPVPTPFNTTEHASTEQLTTEHLTSDPLTTVPVQNRPSTPVQTTFNTTEHASTEQLTTEHLTSDPLTTVPVKKPTTSNTTVRVSTEEATPERSTANQATTAYLPETTVGNTPSTPVPTTFNTTVHVSTEHLTSDSLTTVPVQSIISSSAPTTTEHASTEMLTTEHLTSDSLTTVPVQSIISSSAPTTTEHASTEMLTTEHVTSDPLTTVPVQSIISSSAPTTTEHVSTEMLTTEHVTSDPLTAVPVQSIISLSAPTNTEHASTEMLTTGYSTREEATTGYLPTSASASNVQNSPSTPVPTPFNTTEHASTEQLTTEHLTSDPLTTVPVQKPTTFNITVNVTKQLTTERLTSDQATIVPVQSNISISVPTSLISTEHVSTEQLANEHLTSDPATTVPVQSNISMPVPTTLTREQATTGYIPTSATFNTTVHVSTEHTSSDQAITEPVQNTPTSVPAIFTTTDQVTTSYIPTSASTAPVQNTPSSSVQTTFNTTEHVSTEQLTTEHLTSDPLTTVPVQNTPSTPVPTTFNTTEHASTEMLTTGYSTREEATTGYLPISASASNVQNSPSTPVPTTFNTTEHASPEQLTTEHLTSDPLTTVPVQNNPSTPVPTTFNTTEHASTEQLTTEHLTSDPLTTVPVQNTPSTPVPTTLISTEHASTEQLTTEHLTSDPLTTEPVQKPTTFNITVNVTKQLTTERLTSDQATIVPVQSNISISVPTSLISTEHVSTEQLANEHLTSDPATTVPVQSNISMPVPTTLTREQATTGYIPTSATFNTTVRISTEEATPERSTANQATTAYLPETTVPVGNTPSTPVPTAFNTTVHVSTEHLTSDPLTTVPVQNSPPTSIPTTFNRTVSTEQLTTEHLNTESAPTVPFQSIISSSVPTTTVHASTEMLTTEHSTTEKVTTDFSPTRASNANVQNISSTSLPSTFNTTVHVSTEEATTKHLTTENVKHQSTTETADTEMQHSITQVTTEHTSALHITTVAETAPYSTTGPVSLSTVMPNENSQGLSPDNLILIHENMTWNEALSYCREHHVDLVSITTELLQYWVTERAADATSSHVWVGLRFTCSFHFWFWIRSDAGCYQNWAPGHGSDSQQDCGIAGAVQTTGRQQWVSLEENQRLNFICYKCSGDSGEGLIHP, encoded by the exons ATGATGAGGAGCACTGCACTGTTCCGTCTCCTGTCCGTCTCAG GACTGTGTTACCTGACTCTGAGTATCTCCCCTCCTCAGTATCACTATATTAGCCTTCAAATGAATTATTGCCAAGCCCAGACTTACTGTAGAGACATTTACACTGACTTGGCAACCATCTACAATTCAGGGGATCTGGATAGACTTGTACAATTGGTACCGAATGGTACAGCCAGTGTCTGGATAGGACTGGAGTTTGGAGATGAATTTGAGTGGCACTGGTCATTACCAGATCAGAGAAAGATTGAGTTTTTCAACTGGAGGGCAGCAGAGCCGAAGCAAAACAATACTCAAGACAGCTGTGCTGCAATGGATCCAAACGGACAGTGGTTTGAGGATAACTGCCAAATCAAAAGAGGTTTTGTTTGCTTTGATG GGAAAAACGCTAGTAACAGTCACATCTTCATTGATGACAGCAAGACTTGGAGAGAGGCTCAAGACCACTGCCGGGGTACGTACACAGACCTGGCCAGCATACGGTCCAGAGAGGAAAACCATCACGTCCAGAACATGTCACTGTCCCAGAGCATGTGGATTGGTCTCTTCAAAGACccatggaagtggtcagatgggAGCAACTCCTCATACCGCTTCTGGAAGACCAATCAGCCTGACAACTTCAGAGGGGCCCAGAACTGTACTTCTGTTATACTCAACGATAACAAGTGGAATGACCAGTGGTGCAACATCAGTTGGGGGTTTGTCTGCCATGGTG AAATGAAGCGACCGACTACCCAGATGCCACCTACAACCACACATACTGGGCCACAAACAACTCCTCCCGCAGCTACTGTGCTTGCCACTGCTGAACAGTCAACTACAGATGAAGTAACACCTAAGCTAACAACTACCCATTTTGTGCAGATCCAACATATTCTTTTAGATCTTTTACCAACCTCTGACCAAGCGACTACTGTAGGCTTACCTGTTCAAAACACTCCATCTACACCAGTACCAACTACATTCACTACCACAGACCAAGGTTCAATTGAACAGTTATCTACAAAACACCTAACTACCAAACATGGTACTACTGTTAAAAAACCAACTACATTCAATATCACAGTAAATGTTACTAAACAGTTAACTACTGAACGCCTAACGTCTGACCAAGCGACTATTGTACCTGTTCAAAGCAATATCTCTATGCCTGTACCAACTTCATTGATTTCCACAGAACATGTTTCAACTGAACAGTTAGCTAATGaacacctaacctctgacccagcaactactgtacctgttcaaagCAATATCTCAATGCCTGTACCAACTACATTAACTAGAGAGCAAGCAACTACTGGTTACATACCTACAAGCGCTACTTTCAATACCACAGTGCATGTTTCTACTGACCACACAAGCTCTGATCAAGCAATTACTGAACCTGTTCAAAACACTCCTACATCTGTACCAGCTATATTCACTACCACAGACCAAGTGACTACTAGTTACATACCTACAAGTGCCTCGACTGCACCTGTCCAAAATAATCCCTCATCGTCTGTACAaactacattcaacaccacagaacATGTTTCAACTGAACAGTTAACTACTGAACatctaacctctgacccactgactactgtacctgttcaaaaCACCCCCTCAACACCAGTACCAACCACATTCAACACAACAGAACATGCTTCAACTGAACAGTTAACTACTGaacacctaacctctgacccactgactactgtacctgttcaaaaCACCCCCTCAACACCAGTACCAACCACATTCAACACAACAGAACATGCTTCAACTGAACAGTTAACTACTGaacacctaacctctgacccactgactactgtacctgttcaaaaCACCCCCTCAACACCTCTACCAACTACATTCACTACCACAGAACATACTTCACCAGAACAGTTAACTACTGaacacctaacctctgacccactgactactGTACCTGTTAAAAAACCAACTACATCCAATACCACAGTGCGTATTTCTACTGAAGAGGCAACTCCTGAACGCTCAACCGCTAACCAAGCCACTACTGCTTACTTACCTGAAACAACTGTTGGAAACACTCCCTCAACACCAGTACCAACTACGTTCAATACCACAGTGCATGTTTCTACTGaacacctaacctctgacccagtgactactgtacctgttcaagACAGGACCTCAACGTCTGTACCAACTACATCCAATACCACAGTGCGTGTTTCTACTGAAGAGGCAACTCCTGAACGCTCAACCGCTAACCAAGCCACTACTGCTTACTTACCTGAAACAACTGTTGGAAACACTCCCTCAACACCAGTACCAACTACGTTCAATACCACAGTGCATGTTTCTACTGaacacctaacctctgacccactgactactGTACTTGTTCAATGCATTATCTCATCGTCTGCACCAACTAACATAGAACATGCTTCAACTGAAATGTTAACTACTGGTTACTCAACTAGAGAGGAAGCAACTACTGGTTACTTACCTACAAGTGCTTCTGCTTCAAACGTCCAAAACAGTCCCTCAACACCAGTACCAACCACATTCAATACCACAGAACATGCTTCAACTGAACAGTTAACTACTGaacacctaacctctgacccactgactacGGTACCTGTTCAAAACACCCCCTCAACACCAGTACCAACTACATCCAATACCACAGTGCGTGTTTCTACTGaacacctaacctctgacccactgactactgtacctgttcaaaaCACGACCTCAACGCCTGTACCAACTACATCCAATACCACAGTGCGTGTTTCTACTGAAGAGGCAACTCCTGAACGCTCAACAGCTAACCAAGCCACTACTGCTTACTTACCTGAAACAACTGGACCTGTTGGAAACACTCCCTCAACACCAGTACCAACTGCGTTCAATACCACAGTGCATGTTTCTACTGAACACCTAACCTCTGACTCActgactactgtacctgttcaaagCATTATCTCATCGTCTGCACCAACTACCACAGAACATGTTTCAACTGAAATGTTAACTACTGGATACTCAACTAGAGAGGAAGCAACTACTGGTTACTTACCTACAAGTGCTTCTGCTTCAAACGTCCAAAACAGTCCCTCAACACCAGTACCAACCCCATTCAATACCACAGAACATGCTTCAACTGAACAGTTAACTACTGaacacctaacctctgacccactgactactgtacctgttcaaaaCAACCCCTCAACACCTGTACCaactacattcaacaccacagaacATGCTTCAACTGAACAGTTAACTACTGaacacctaacctctgacccactgactactgtacctgttcaaaaACCAACTACATTCAATATCACAGTAAATGTTACTAAACAGTTGACTAGTGAACGCCTAACGTCTGACCAAGCGACTATTGTACCTGTTCAAAGCAATATCTCTATATCTGTACCAGCTTCATTGATTTCCACAGAACATGTTTCATCTGAACAGTTAGCTAATGaacacctaacctctgacccagcaactactgtacctgttcaaagCAATATCTCAATGCCTGTACCAACTACATTAACTAGAGAGCAAGCAACTACTGGTTACATACCTACAAGCGCTACTTTCATTACCACAGTGCATGGTTCTACTGAACACACAAGCTCTGATCAAGCAATTACTGAACCTGTTCAAAACACTCCTACATCTGTACCAGTAATATTCACTACCACAGACCAAGTGACTACTAGTTACATACCTACAAGTGCTATGACTGCACCTGTCCAAAATACTTCCTCATCGTCTGTACAAACTACATTCACTACCACAGAACATACTTCACCAGAACAGTTAACTACTGaacacctaacctctgacccactgactactgtacctgttcaaaaCACCCCCTCAACACCTGTACCaactacattcaacaccacagaacATGCTTCAACTGAACAGTTAACTACTGAactcctaacctctgacccactgactactGTACCTGTTAAAAAACCAACTACATCCAATACCACAGTGCGTGTTTCTACTGAAGAGGCAACTCCTGAACGCTCAACCGCTAACCAAGCCACTACTGCTTACTTACCTGCAACAACTGTTGGAAACACTCCCTCAACACCAGTACCAACTACGTTCAATACCACAGTGCATGTTTCTACTGaacacctaacctctgacccactgactactgtacctgttcaaaaCACCCCCTCAACACCTCTACCAACTACATTCACTACCACAGAACATACTTCACCAGAACAGTTAACTACTGaacacctaacctctgacccactgactactgtacctgttcaaaaCCGTCCCTCAACACCAGTACAAACTACATTCAACACAACAGAACATGCTTCAACTGAACAGTTAACTACTGaacacctaacctctgacccactgactactGTACCTGTTAAAAAACCAACTACATCCAATACCACAGTGCGTGTTTCTACTGAAGAGGCAACTCCTGAACGCTCAACCGCTAACCAAGCCACTACTGCTTACTTACCTGAAACAACTGTTGGAAACACTCCCTCAACACCAGTACCAACTACGTTCAATACCACAGTGCATGTTTCTACTGAACACCTAACCTCTGACTCGctgactactgtacctgttcaaagCATTATCTCATCGTCTGCACCAACTACCACAGAACATGCTTCAACTGAAATGTTAACTACTGAACAcgtaacctctgacccactgactactgtacctgttcaaagCATTATCTCATCGTCTGCACCAACTACCACAGAACATGCTTCAACTGAAATGTTAACTACTGGATACTCAACTAGAGAGGCAGCAACTACTGGTTACTTACCTACAAGTGCTTCTGCTTCAAACGTCCAAAACAGTCCCTCAACACCAGTACCAACCCCATTCAATACCACAGAACATGCTTCAACTGAACAGTTAACTACTGaacacctaacctctgacccactgactactgtacctgttcaaaaCCGTCCCTCAACACCAGTACAAACTACATTCAACACAACAGAACATGCTTCAACTGAACAGTTAACTACTGaacacctaacctctgacccactgactactGTACCTGTTAAAAAACCAACTACATCCAATACCACAGTGCGTGTTTCTACTGAAGAGGCAACTCCTGAACGCTCAACAGCTAACCAAGCCACTACTGCTTACTTACCTGAAACAACTGTTGGAAACACTCCCTCAACACCAGTACCAACTACGTTCAATACCACAGTGCATGTTTCTACTGAACACCTAACCTCTGACTCGctgactactgtacctgttcaaagCATTATCTCATCGTCTGCACCAACTACCACAGAACATGCTTCAACTGAAATGTTAACTACTGAACACCTAACCTCTGACTCActgactactgtacctgttcaaagCATTATCTCATCGTCTGCACCAACTACCACAGAACATGCTTCAACTGAAATGTTAACTACTGAACAcgtaacctctgacccactgactactGTACCTGTACAAAGCATTATCTCATCGTCTGCACCAACTACCACAGAACATGTTTCAACTGAAATGTTAACTACTGAACAcgtaacctctgacccactgactgCTGTACCTGTTCAAAGCATTATCTCATTGTCTGCACCAACTAACACAGAACATGCTTCAACTGAAATGTTAACTACTGGATACTCAACTAGAGAGGAAGCAACTACTGGTTACTTACCTACAAGTGCTTCTGCTTCAAACGTCCAAAACAGTCCCTCAACACCAGTACCAACCCCATTCAATACCACAGAACATGCTTCAACTGAACAGTTAACTACTGaacacctaacctctgacccactgactactgtacctgttcaaaaACCAACTACATTCAATATCACAGTAAATGTTACTAAACAGTTGACTACTGAACGCCTAACGTCTGACCAAGCGACTATTGTACCTGTTCAAAGCAATATCTCTATATCTGTACCAACTTCATTGATTTCCACAGAACATGTTTCAACTGAACAGTTAGCTAATGaacacctaacctctgacccagcaactactgtacctgttcaaagCAATATCTCAATGCCTGTACCAACTACATTAACTAGAGAGCAAGCAACTACTGGTTACATACCTACAAGCGCTACTTTCAATACCACAGTGCATGTTTCTACTGAACACACAAGCTCTGATCAAGCAATTACTGAACCTGTTCAAAACACTCCTACATCTGTACCAGCTATATTCACTACCACAGACCAAGTGACTACTAGTTACATACCTACAAGTGCCTCGACTGCACCTGTCCAAAATACTCCCTCATCGTCTGTACAAACTACATTCAATACCACAGAACATGTTTCAACTGAACAGTTAACTACTGAACatctaacctctgacccactgactactgtacctgttcaaaaCACCCCCTCAACACCAGTACCAACCACATTCAACACAACAGAACATGCTTCAACTGAAATGTTAACTACTGGATACTCAACTAGAGAGGAAGCAACTACTGGTTACTTACCTATAAGTGCTTCTGCTTCAAACGTCCAAAACAGTCCCTCAACACCAGTACCAACCACATTCAACACAACAGAACATGCTTCACCAGAACAGTTAACTACTGaacacctaacctctgacccactgactactgtacctgttcaaaaCAATCCCTCAACACCAGTACCAACCACATTCAACACAACAGAACATGCTTCAACTGAACAGTTAACTACTGaacacctaacctctgacccactgactactgtacctgttcaaaaCACCCCCTCAACACCAGTACCAACTACATTAATTTCCACAGAACATGCTTCAACTGAACAGTTAACTACTGaacacctaacctctgacccactgactactGAACCTGTTCAAAAACCAACTACATTCAATATCACAGTAAATGTTACTAAACAGTTGACTACTGAACGCCTAACGTCTGACCAAGCGACTATTGTACCTGTTCAAAGCAATATCTCTATATCTGTACCAACTTCATTGATTTCCACAGAACATGTTTCAACTGAACAGTTAGCTAATGaacacctaacctctgacccagcaactactgtacctgttcaaagCAATATCTCAATGCCTGTACCAACTACATTAACTAGAGAGCAAGCAACTACTGGTTACATACCTACAAGCGCTACTTTCAATACCACAGTGCGTATTTCTACTGAAGAGGCAACTCCTGAACGCTCAACAGCTAACCAAGCCACTACTGCTTACTTACCTGAAACAACTGTACCTGTTGGAAACACTCCCTCAACACCAGTACCAACTGCGTTCAATACCACAGTGCATGTTTCTACTGAACAcctgacctctgacccactgactactGTTCCTGTTCAAAACAGTCCCCCAACGTCTATACCAACTACATTCAATAGAACAGTTTCAACTGAACAGTTAACTACTGAACACCTAAATACAGAAAGTGCACCTACTGTACCTTTTCAAAGCATTATCTCATCGTCTGTACCAACTACCACAGTACATGCTTCAACTGAAATGTTAACTACTGAACACTCAACTACAGAGAAAGTGACTACTGATTTCTCACCTACAAGAGCTTCTAATGCTAATGTCCAAAACATTTCCTCCACGTCTTTACCAAGTACATTCAATACCACTGTGCATGTTTCAACTGAAGAGGCGACTACTAAACACCTTACTACTGAGAATGTAAAACATCAATCAACAACTGAGACTGCAGACACAGAAATGCAACACAGCATTACACAAGTGACTACTGAACATACTTCTGCCCTACATATAACCACAGTGGCTGAGACTGCCCCATACAGTACTACAGGGCCTGTCAGTCTCTCCACTGTTATGCCAAATGAAAACAGTCAAGGTTTAAGTCCAG ACAACCTGATATTGATCCATGAGAACATGACGTGGAACGAGGCCCTGAGCTACTGCAGAGAGCACCACGTTGACCTGGTCTCGATCACTACAGAGCTGCTTCAGTACTGGGTGACAGAGAGGGCTGCCGACGCCACCTCATCCCACGTCTGGGTGGGCCTGCGCTTCACCTGTTCATTCCACTTCTGGTTCTGGATCAGGTCTGATGCAGGCTGCTACCAGAACTGGGCCCCCGGGCACGGCTCAGACAGCCAGCAGGACTGTGGGATTGCAGGGGCTGTACAGACCACCGGGAGGCAGCAATGGGTTAGTCTGGAGGAGAACCAGAGGCTCAACTTCATCTGCTACAAATGTTCTGGGGACAGTGGTGAGGGGTTGATACATCCCTGA
- the LOC110517892 gene encoding C-type mannose receptor 2-like isoform X3 produces the protein MMRSTALFRLLSVSGLCYLTLSISPPQYHYISLQMNYCQAQTYCRDIYTDLATIYNSGDLDRLVQLVPNGTASVWIGLEFGDEFEWHWSLPDQRKIEFFNWRAAEPKQNNTQDSCAAMDPNGQWFEDNCQIKRGFVCFDGKNASNSHIFIDDSKTWREAQDHCRGTYTDLASIRSREENHHVQNMSLSQSMWIGLFKDPWKWSDGSNSSYRFWKTNQPDNFRGAQNCTSVILNDNKWNDQWCNISWGFVCHGEMKRPTTQMPPTTTHTGPQTTPPAATVLATAEQSTTDETT, from the exons ATGATGAGGAGCACTGCACTGTTCCGTCTCCTGTCCGTCTCAG GACTGTGTTACCTGACTCTGAGTATCTCCCCTCCTCAGTATCACTATATTAGCCTTCAAATGAATTATTGCCAAGCCCAGACTTACTGTAGAGACATTTACACTGACTTGGCAACCATCTACAATTCAGGGGATCTGGATAGACTTGTACAATTGGTACCGAATGGTACAGCCAGTGTCTGGATAGGACTGGAGTTTGGAGATGAATTTGAGTGGCACTGGTCATTACCAGATCAGAGAAAGATTGAGTTTTTCAACTGGAGGGCAGCAGAGCCGAAGCAAAACAATACTCAAGACAGCTGTGCTGCAATGGATCCAAACGGACAGTGGTTTGAGGATAACTGCCAAATCAAAAGAGGTTTTGTTTGCTTTGATG GGAAAAACGCTAGTAACAGTCACATCTTCATTGATGACAGCAAGACTTGGAGAGAGGCTCAAGACCACTGCCGGGGTACGTACACAGACCTGGCCAGCATACGGTCCAGAGAGGAAAACCATCACGTCCAGAACATGTCACTGTCCCAGAGCATGTGGATTGGTCTCTTCAAAGACccatggaagtggtcagatgggAGCAACTCCTCATACCGCTTCTGGAAGACCAATCAGCCTGACAACTTCAGAGGGGCCCAGAACTGTACTTCTGTTATACTCAACGATAACAAGTGGAATGACCAGTGGTGCAACATCAGTTGGGGGTTTGTCTGCCATGGTG AAATGAAGCGACCGACTACCCAGATGCCACCTACAACCACACATACTGGGCCACAAACAACTCCTCCCGCAGCTACTGTGCTTGCCACTGCTGAACAGTCAACTACAGATGAA ACAACCTGA